A portion of the Flavobacterium limnophilum genome contains these proteins:
- the purT gene encoding formate-dependent phosphoribosylglycinamide formyltransferase produces the protein MKILLLGSGELGKEFAIAAQRIGQTVIAVDSYENAPAMQVAHDFEVINMLDGEALDRIVAKHQPDFIVPEIEAIRTERFYDYEKQGITVVPSAKAANFTMNRKAIRDLAAKELGLKTANYRYATTAEELQKAVQEIGIPCVIKPLMSSSGKGQSTIKTEADIEKAWNYAVEGSRGDVVEVIVEAFVKFNSEITLLTVTQNNNPTLFCAPIGHRQERGDYQESWQPALISDADLYEAQDMAEKVTEALGGAGLFGVEFFLTDDGVYFSELSPRPHDTGMVTLAGTQNFNEFELHLRAILSLPIFEITLEKTGASAVISASESSNNPTYSGLEKIAALPKTDFRIFGKQTSRPYRRMGVALVNDSLETPVEEVVEKAKKAAALVQVNY, from the coding sequence ATGAAAATACTCCTCCTCGGCTCCGGCGAATTAGGCAAAGAATTTGCAATCGCTGCACAGCGCATCGGGCAAACTGTAATTGCAGTAGATAGTTATGAAAACGCACCTGCTATGCAAGTGGCACACGATTTTGAAGTCATCAATATGCTCGATGGCGAAGCGTTGGACCGCATCGTTGCCAAACACCAACCCGACTTTATCGTTCCCGAAATAGAAGCCATCCGCACCGAACGTTTTTATGATTACGAAAAACAAGGCATTACCGTAGTTCCTTCGGCAAAAGCGGCGAATTTCACAATGAATCGTAAAGCCATTCGGGATTTGGCTGCTAAAGAACTTGGACTAAAAACGGCCAATTACCGTTACGCCACCACTGCAGAAGAATTGCAAAAAGCAGTTCAAGAAATTGGAATTCCTTGTGTGATAAAACCTTTAATGTCTTCCTCTGGAAAAGGACAATCAACAATCAAAACGGAAGCTGACATCGAAAAAGCTTGGAATTATGCCGTGGAAGGTTCGCGTGGCGACGTGGTAGAAGTAATCGTGGAAGCTTTCGTGAAATTCAATTCCGAGATTACTTTATTGACCGTGACCCAAAACAATAATCCGACGTTGTTCTGCGCGCCAATTGGTCACAGACAAGAGCGCGGCGACTATCAGGAAAGTTGGCAACCCGCCCTAATTTCGGACGCAGATTTATACGAAGCGCAAGATATGGCCGAAAAAGTAACCGAAGCCTTGGGTGGCGCAGGACTTTTTGGAGTCGAATTTTTCTTGACGGATGATGGCGTGTATTTTTCGGAATTGTCTCCAAGACCACACGATACCGGAATGGTAACTTTGGCAGGAACGCAAAATTTCAACGAATTCGAATTGCATTTGCGCGCTATTTTAAGCCTGCCCATTTTCGAAATTACATTAGAAAAAACGGGAGCCAGTGCCGTGATTTCCGCTTCGGAAAGCAGCAACAATCCCACTTATTCTGGTCTCGAAAAAATTGCTGCTTTACCCAAAACCGATTTCAGAATCTTCGGAAAACAAACTTCTCGTCCGTATCGCCGAATGGGAGTCGCATTGGTAAACGACAGTCTAGAAACTCCAGTAGAAGAAGTGGTTGAAAAAGCTAAAAAAGCAGCAGCATTGGTACAAGTAAATTATTAA
- the apaG gene encoding Co2+/Mg2+ efflux protein ApaG has translation MVSQITRGIKISVLTSFEGTYFKNYKIHFAFSYQITIENHSKDSVQLVSRHWEIFDSLNNREIVDGEGVIGKKPVLRPGESHTYNSGCLLASPYGAMKGFFNMVNFTTTKTFKVIVPTFRLSAPFALN, from the coding sequence TGTTTTGACTAGTTTTGAAGGCACCTACTTCAAAAACTACAAGATTCATTTTGCCTTCAGTTATCAAATCACCATCGAAAACCACAGCAAGGATTCCGTGCAACTAGTTTCTCGCCACTGGGAAATTTTCGACTCCCTAAACAACAGGGAAATTGTGGATGGCGAAGGCGTAATTGGCAAAAAACCAGTTCTTAGACCAGGCGAATCCCATACCTATAATTCCGGTTGTTTGCTGGCCTCACCTTATGGTGCCATGAAAGGATTCTTTAACATGGTCAATTTTACCACCACAAAAACTTTCAAGGTAATCGTGCCGACATTTCGTTTGTCAGCCCCCTTTGCGTTGAATTAA
- a CDS encoding fatty acid desaturase family protein: MNNVAPTFAKQDNLKFFRTLNSRVNSYFKDNNIPKTGNWKIHLKTIILFTVFLVPYFLILTLPMPFWAHLLLTIVMGIGMAGIGMNVMHDANHGSYSTKSWVNKFMGGTIYVLAGNVHNWQVQHNVLHHTYTNIIGHDEDLEAGRIMRFSKEAEWHKFHKFQQYYAVFLYGLLTFNWAITTDFKQMSSYLKRKLSYGEPKSPKILWTTLIITKIIYLAIWIVLPIVIGITWWKVLVGFFVMHYTAGLILSIVFQLAHVVDEAANPQPNENGEMENTWAVHQLFTTVNFAPKNKIVNWYTGGLNHQIEHHIFPHISHVHYNKISKIVKETAKECQLPYYEYKTMTAAVIAHFKHLKELGMRPA, translated from the coding sequence ATGAACAACGTCGCCCCTACATTTGCGAAGCAAGACAATCTAAAGTTCTTCAGAACGCTTAACTCTCGGGTGAACAGCTACTTCAAAGACAACAACATACCCAAAACCGGCAACTGGAAAATCCATTTGAAGACCATAATTCTTTTTACCGTTTTTTTGGTTCCGTATTTTTTGATACTTACACTACCTATGCCTTTTTGGGCACATCTTTTATTGACCATTGTTATGGGAATTGGAATGGCGGGAATTGGAATGAACGTGATGCACGACGCCAATCACGGCTCCTATTCAACCAAAAGCTGGGTCAATAAATTCATGGGAGGAACGATTTATGTTTTGGCGGGAAATGTTCATAATTGGCAAGTGCAACACAACGTTTTGCACCATACTTACACGAACATCATCGGTCACGACGAAGACTTGGAAGCAGGAAGAATTATGCGTTTTTCCAAAGAAGCCGAATGGCATAAATTCCATAAATTCCAGCAATATTATGCCGTATTTTTATATGGCTTATTGACTTTCAATTGGGCAATTACCACCGATTTCAAGCAAATGAGCAGTTACCTCAAAAGAAAACTGTCTTATGGCGAACCAAAAAGCCCTAAAATACTTTGGACCACATTAATCATTACAAAAATCATTTATTTGGCCATCTGGATTGTTTTGCCAATTGTTATTGGAATCACTTGGTGGAAAGTTTTGGTTGGATTTTTCGTGATGCATTACACAGCCGGATTAATCTTGAGTATCGTATTCCAATTGGCACACGTGGTCGATGAAGCTGCCAATCCACAACCCAACGAAAATGGCGAAATGGAAAATACTTGGGCAGTTCATCAATTATTTACCACAGTTAATTTTGCGCCAAAAAACAAAATTGTAAATTGGTACACTGGAGGATTAAACCACCAAATTGAGCACCATATTTTTCCGCACATCAGTCACGTACATTATAACAAAATTTCGAAAATCGTAAAAGAAACGGCCAAAGAATGCCAATTGCCTTATTACGAATACAAAACAATGACTGCGGCAGTTATTGCTCATTTCAAACATTTGAAAGAATTGGGAATGCGTCCCGCTTAA
- a CDS encoding T9SS type A sorting domain-containing protein, with protein MNKKNTVINLKLKPNLFKKLALILLLLLGTSSQIYAQRTVEKLNCGLVAMRLNANQVYVGWRMLGTEPTDVSYNLYCDGVKVTGSPFTTSTNFTHNITTNGAYTVRAIINGTEEPASETATVWANQYLDIPMQIPPSGTNRDGEVYTYNVNDCSVGDVDGDGQYELFVKWDPSNSKDNSQPGFTGNVYIDCYRLDGTRLWRIDMGKNIRAGAHYTQFMVYDLDSDGKAEMACRTADGTIDGTGMVIGDKDADYRNTSGSKTSTSTYGAVISGPEFFTIFNGLTGKAMATTNYLPARGTASSWGDSYGGRSERFVAAVAYLDGEKPSLVMGRGYYTRLVRVAWDWRNNTLSQRWIFDSNTSGNSAYAGMGNHQMTVGDVDGDGKDEIFNGSSGINDDGTKLYANTLGHGDALHMSDMDPDRPGQEIWQCLEEPTKYKTNGLVFLDAKTGSTLWGINGTGGDIGRCNAADIDPRYKGYECFGSAGGVNYLMDCKGNLVSNKKPSQNFSIWWDGDLNRELLDGKKTGVDPNFYYVPVIDKWNYVNGNTTNMLTATGYLANNTTKATPSLSADLFGDWREELIVRKDDNSSIRIYTTNIPTTHKLYSLMHDTQYRVAIAWQNSGYNQPPHPSFYLGVDMAAQAKPNVVIAGVNLSNEDFSNAKKSANAILYPNPASQTFTILAEGKFTYTIHNLIGQELGTGKGENQIEVGQISAASGVFIITVKSEKGTTSIKLIKE; from the coding sequence ATGAATAAAAAAAATACTGTTATTAATTTGAAACTTAAACCCAATCTATTCAAAAAACTCGCCCTTATACTTTTATTACTATTGGGCACATCATCCCAAATATATGCACAGCGCACAGTGGAAAAGCTCAATTGCGGATTAGTCGCGATGCGTTTAAATGCCAATCAAGTCTATGTTGGATGGAGAATGTTGGGAACAGAGCCCACAGATGTGAGCTATAATTTGTATTGTGACGGCGTAAAAGTAACAGGAAGCCCTTTTACGACAAGCACCAATTTCACTCACAACATTACAACCAACGGAGCTTATACCGTTCGTGCCATCATTAACGGCACCGAAGAACCTGCTTCCGAAACCGCTACGGTTTGGGCAAACCAATATTTAGACATTCCAATGCAAATTCCACCCAGCGGAACCAATCGAGACGGAGAAGTTTATACCTATAACGTAAATGATTGCAGTGTGGGCGATGTAGATGGCGATGGACAATATGAACTGTTTGTAAAATGGGATCCATCCAACTCAAAAGACAATTCTCAACCAGGTTTTACCGGCAATGTTTACATTGATTGTTATCGTTTGGACGGAACACGTCTATGGAGAATCGACATGGGGAAAAACATCCGTGCCGGTGCCCATTATACCCAATTTATGGTATATGACTTGGACTCTGATGGCAAAGCCGAAATGGCTTGTAGAACAGCCGACGGAACGATAGATGGAACCGGGATGGTTATTGGTGATAAAGATGCCGATTACAGAAACACCTCTGGTAGCAAAACTTCAACAAGTACTTATGGCGCTGTTATATCTGGTCCTGAATTTTTTACTATTTTTAACGGACTAACAGGAAAAGCAATGGCTACCACCAATTATTTGCCTGCACGCGGAACTGCATCCTCTTGGGGTGATAGTTATGGAGGCCGTTCGGAACGTTTTGTTGCCGCAGTAGCTTATCTCGACGGTGAAAAACCAAGTTTAGTGATGGGTCGTGGTTATTACACAAGATTAGTGCGTGTAGCTTGGGATTGGAGAAACAACACCCTTTCCCAACGATGGATTTTCGACAGCAATACTTCTGGAAATTCCGCTTATGCCGGTATGGGAAACCACCAAATGACCGTGGGCGATGTTGACGGAGATGGCAAAGACGAAATATTCAATGGCTCCAGTGGCATTAATGACGACGGCACCAAATTATATGCCAACACCCTAGGACATGGAGACGCCTTGCACATGAGCGACATGGATCCTGACCGCCCGGGACAAGAAATATGGCAATGCCTGGAAGAACCAACCAAATACAAAACCAACGGTTTGGTGTTTTTGGATGCCAAAACAGGCAGCACTTTATGGGGAATAAATGGAACAGGAGGCGATATTGGACGCTGTAACGCTGCAGATATTGATCCACGCTACAAAGGCTACGAATGTTTTGGAAGCGCAGGCGGCGTAAACTATTTAATGGACTGTAAAGGGAACCTTGTCAGCAATAAAAAACCAAGCCAAAATTTCTCAATATGGTGGGATGGAGATTTGAACCGCGAACTATTGGATGGAAAAAAAACAGGAGTAGATCCTAATTTTTATTATGTCCCGGTAATAGATAAGTGGAATTACGTGAATGGAAACACAACTAATATGTTAACCGCTACAGGTTACCTTGCAAACAATACAACCAAAGCAACTCCTTCTTTGAGTGCCGACCTCTTCGGAGATTGGAGAGAAGAACTAATCGTTCGCAAAGACGATAACTCATCCATTAGAATTTATACTACCAACATTCCTACGACGCATAAATTATACTCTTTGATGCACGACACACAATACAGAGTAGCAATTGCCTGGCAAAACTCGGGTTACAACCAGCCGCCGCATCCAAGTTTCTACTTGGGAGTCGATATGGCAGCACAAGCAAAACCAAATGTAGTTATTGCAGGTGTCAATTTGTCTAACGAAGATTTTTCGAATGCAAAAAAATCAGCAAACGCAATTCTTTACCCAAATCCTGCCAGTCAAACTTTTACAATTCTCGCAGAGGGCAAATTCACTTACACTATTCACAATCTAATAGGACAAGAACTAGGTACTGGAAAAGGGGAAAACCAAATAGAGGTAGGCCAAATTTCTGCTGCTTCTGGAGTATTTATTATCACCGTGAAATCCGAAAAAGGAACCACATCCATCAAACTGATTAAAGAATAA
- a CDS encoding peptidase U32 family protein, protein MKKKIEILAPAKDLIHGMAAINSGADAVYIGAPLYGARSNATNSIEDVAKLVEYAHLFNAQVFVVVNTILYDNELEDCRQMIWKLYDIGVDALIVQDMSIMEMDIPPIVLHASTQANNRDADKIKFLKDAGMKRVVLARELNLHQIKEISEASDVELEFFVTGALCVSFSGNCYMSVANGERSANRGSCAQNCRLPYNLIDGHGDTLIKNSHLLSIKDFDVSDQLPNLIEAGICSFKIEGRLKDIVYVKNNVSYLRQKLDSFLEGAGSDKYAKASSGKCTYTFDSSLDRSFNRGYTDYFVNERHQSIGSWESPKSKGQYIGKLIKTVGNAYEIENGEFLNNGDGLCFINENNEADGIYVNKVENGLAYPNVLKEIKPGTFIYRNNDAAFIKIVEREDSAVRKISTTLLLTENENGFELIATDEDGNVSSVQLVHPKERTKNNESIEANFKINLAKTGFTPYTADEITIMFSENWFLPISKINEMRRTVFEQLSEIRLANYKVKEHQLVKTSHPYPETKLDFMYNVSNKLARKFYERHGVTEIEKAFELQWDPGKSRVMTTKYCIKYELEKCPKYHPNMDGKLKEPLILKQGELEYKLKFNCKPCEMEIWEKDAEFEIEEDHFH, encoded by the coding sequence ATGAAGAAAAAAATAGAAATACTGGCTCCTGCCAAAGACTTGATTCACGGAATGGCCGCCATCAACAGCGGTGCCGATGCGGTTTATATTGGAGCTCCTTTATACGGCGCTCGTTCCAATGCCACCAATTCGATTGAGGATGTTGCAAAATTGGTGGAATACGCCCATTTATTCAACGCCCAGGTTTTTGTGGTTGTCAACACCATTTTGTACGACAACGAATTGGAAGACTGCCGTCAAATGATTTGGAAATTATACGACATAGGCGTAGATGCCTTGATTGTACAAGACATGTCGATTATGGAAATGGACATTCCTCCTATCGTTTTGCACGCCAGTACGCAAGCCAACAATCGCGATGCCGACAAAATCAAATTCCTGAAAGATGCCGGAATGAAACGTGTGGTTTTGGCTCGTGAATTGAACCTTCATCAAATCAAGGAAATCAGCGAAGCGAGTGATGTAGAACTGGAATTTTTCGTGACGGGAGCGCTTTGCGTTTCTTTCAGCGGAAATTGCTATATGAGTGTGGCCAATGGTGAACGCTCTGCCAATCGAGGTTCTTGTGCACAAAACTGTCGTTTGCCGTACAACCTCATCGACGGTCACGGCGATACTTTAATCAAAAATAGTCACTTGCTTTCCATCAAGGATTTCGATGTTTCCGACCAACTTCCGAATCTGATTGAAGCTGGAATTTGCTCTTTCAAAATCGAAGGCCGTTTGAAAGACATTGTTTACGTAAAAAACAATGTTTCTTACTTACGTCAAAAACTGGATTCTTTTCTGGAAGGCGCAGGTAGCGACAAATACGCCAAAGCTTCTTCCGGAAAATGCACCTATACTTTTGACTCCTCGCTTGATAGAAGTTTCAACCGTGGTTATACCGATTATTTTGTCAACGAAAGACATCAATCCATTGGTTCTTGGGAAAGTCCAAAATCGAAAGGGCAATACATTGGAAAACTCATCAAAACCGTTGGAAACGCTTACGAAATCGAAAACGGCGAATTCCTGAACAATGGTGACGGACTTTGTTTCATCAACGAAAACAACGAAGCCGACGGAATTTATGTCAACAAAGTCGAAAATGGTTTGGCTTATCCAAATGTGTTGAAAGAAATAAAACCAGGAACTTTCATTTACCGCAACAACGACGCTGCTTTCATCAAAATCGTGGAACGCGAAGACAGTGCAGTTCGAAAAATCAGCACCACTTTATTGCTAACCGAAAACGAAAATGGTTTTGAACTTATCGCCACTGACGAAGACGGAAATGTGAGCAGCGTGCAATTGGTTCATCCAAAAGAAAGAACCAAAAACAACGAATCTATAGAGGCCAATTTCAAAATCAATTTGGCAAAAACAGGTTTCACGCCTTACACAGCCGATGAAATAACCATTATGTTCTCCGAAAATTGGTTTCTTCCCATTTCTAAAATCAACGAAATGCGAAGAACGGTTTTCGAACAATTGTCCGAAATTCGTTTAGCAAACTACAAGGTCAAAGAACACCAATTGGTCAAAACATCACATCCATATCCGGAAACCAAACTGGATTTTATGTACAATGTTTCTAATAAATTGGCACGCAAATTCTACGAACGTCACGGTGTTACCGAAATTGAAAAAGCCTTCGAATTGCAATGGGATCCTGGAAAATCACGCGTGATGACCACCAAATATTGCATCAAATACGAATTGGAAAAATGTCCAAAATACCATCCTAATATGGATGGCAAACTCAAAGAACCATTAATTTTAAAGCAAGGCGAATTAGAATACAAACTCAAATTCAATTGTAAACCCTGCGAAATGGAAATCTGGGAAAAAGATGCCGAATTCGAAATCGAGGAAGATCACTTCCATTAA
- the pruA gene encoding L-glutamate gamma-semialdehyde dehydrogenase, whose translation MLKGFFNVPKAVNEPVKSYAPNSPEKAAVLAAYKQMWNTKIDVPLYIGSEEIRTGNTRNMTAPHDHKHIVGTYHLAEKAHIEKAIANALDAKSKWANMAWEQRAAIFLKAAELIAGPYRAKINAATMIAQSKNIYQAEIDAACEFIDFLRYNVEFMTQIYGDQPKSSSDVWNRLEYRPLEGFVYAITPFNFTAIAGNLPASAAMMGNVVIWKPSDSQVFSAKIIIDIFKEAGLPDGVINVVFGDALMITDTVLASRDFAGVHFTGSTHVFKDIWAKIGSNIHHYKTYPRIVGETGGKDFVVAHPSANVKQVSTGIVRGAFEFQGQKCSAASRAYVPQSMWPELKKQLITDVKSMKMGSPEDFGNFITAVIHEGSFDKLASFIDQAKKDGDAEIIVGGNYDKSVGYFVEPTIIVTTNPHYVTMETELFGPILTLFVYEDDQWEATLKLVDTTSEYALTGAIFSQDRYAIEEATIALQNSAGNFYINDKPTGAVVGMQPFGGARASGTNDKAGSALNLLRWASPRTIKETFVTPEDYRYPFLGE comes from the coding sequence ATGCTTAAAGGATTTTTCAATGTGCCAAAAGCCGTAAACGAACCCGTAAAATCGTATGCGCCAAATTCTCCGGAAAAAGCCGCCGTTCTTGCAGCTTACAAACAAATGTGGAATACCAAAATAGATGTCCCCCTATACATTGGAAGCGAAGAAATTAGAACTGGAAACACCCGAAACATGACGGCACCACACGACCACAAACACATCGTGGGAACCTATCATCTTGCCGAAAAAGCGCATATCGAAAAAGCCATTGCCAATGCATTGGATGCCAAATCAAAATGGGCCAACATGGCTTGGGAACAACGCGCCGCCATTTTCCTGAAAGCAGCCGAATTAATTGCCGGACCATACAGGGCAAAGATAAATGCTGCAACCATGATTGCGCAATCCAAAAATATTTACCAAGCCGAAATTGATGCTGCTTGCGAATTCATAGATTTCTTGCGTTACAACGTGGAATTTATGACCCAAATTTACGGTGACCAACCCAAATCCAGTTCCGACGTTTGGAACAGATTGGAATACCGTCCGCTGGAAGGTTTTGTTTATGCCATTACCCCTTTCAACTTCACGGCCATTGCAGGAAATCTTCCGGCAAGTGCTGCCATGATGGGAAATGTCGTGATTTGGAAACCCAGCGACAGCCAAGTTTTCTCTGCCAAAATCATCATCGACATCTTCAAGGAAGCTGGACTTCCCGATGGTGTCATCAACGTGGTTTTTGGCGATGCCTTGATGATTACCGATACCGTATTGGCAAGTCGCGATTTTGCAGGAGTACATTTTACGGGTTCCACTCACGTATTCAAAGATATTTGGGCAAAAATTGGAAGCAACATTCACCACTATAAAACATATCCAAGAATTGTAGGCGAAACAGGCGGAAAAGATTTTGTTGTAGCTCATCCAAGTGCCAACGTAAAACAAGTTTCGACCGGAATTGTTCGTGGCGCTTTCGAATTTCAAGGGCAAAAATGTTCGGCCGCTTCGAGAGCTTATGTTCCACAAAGTATGTGGCCAGAACTCAAAAAACAACTAATTACCGACGTGAAATCAATGAAAATGGGTTCGCCGGAAGATTTTGGCAATTTCATCACCGCCGTAATTCACGAAGGTTCATTCGACAAATTGGCTAGTTTTATTGACCAAGCCAAAAAAGATGGCGATGCCGAAATTATTGTGGGTGGAAATTATGATAAATCGGTGGGATATTTTGTTGAACCAACGATAATCGTGACCACTAATCCGCATTACGTTACAATGGAAACTGAATTATTCGGACCAATCTTAACGCTTTTCGTTTACGAAGACGATCAATGGGAAGCTACATTAAAACTAGTTGACACTACTTCGGAATATGCCTTGACTGGAGCAATTTTCAGCCAAGATCGTTACGCAATTGAAGAAGCTACAATTGCTTTACAGAACTCCGCAGGAAATTTCTACATCAACGACAAACCAACTGGAGCCGTTGTGGGAATGCAGCCTTTTGGCGGTGCCAGAGCTTCCGGCACCAACGACAAAGCAGGTTCGGCATTGAACTTGTTGCGTTGGGCTTCGCCAAGAACCATCAAGGAAACTTTTGTAACTCCGGAAGATTATAGATACCCGTTTTTAGGAGAATAG
- a CDS encoding pyridoxal phosphate-dependent aminotransferase, translated as MNNLLSDRINNLATSQTLAMAALARELKAQGKDIISLSLGEPDFNTPDFIKEAAKKAIDDNYSTYSPVDGYGDLKEAICRKFKRDNGLDYKPSQIVVSTGAKQSLYNIAQVMLNDGDEVILPAPYWVSYFEIVKLSGGVPVEVPTSVETDFKITPEQLEAAITPKTKMMWFSSPCNPSGSVYNREELTALAKVLEKYPNIIVVADEIYEHINFSRTFCSIGSIPGMLEKTVTVNGVAKAFAMTGYRIGYIGAPEFIAKACTKIQGQVTSGANSVAQRATITAVDADPSVLNHMVQAFHSRRDLVVGLLKEIPGIKINVPEGAFYVFPDVSSFFGKTLKGTEIKDANDMAMYLLAEACVATVTGDAFGNPNCIRFSYATSEEQLIEALKRIKNALAG; from the coding sequence ATGAACAATTTGCTTTCAGACAGAATTAACAATTTAGCCACCTCACAAACATTGGCAATGGCTGCATTAGCCAGAGAATTAAAAGCGCAAGGAAAAGATATCATCAGTTTAAGTTTGGGAGAACCAGACTTCAATACTCCTGATTTTATCAAAGAAGCTGCCAAAAAAGCTATCGACGACAACTACAGCACTTATTCTCCAGTTGATGGATACGGTGATTTGAAAGAAGCAATTTGCAGAAAATTCAAAAGAGACAACGGATTGGATTACAAACCATCTCAAATTGTAGTTTCAACAGGAGCAAAACAATCATTGTACAACATCGCACAAGTAATGTTAAATGACGGTGACGAAGTTATTTTGCCAGCACCTTACTGGGTTTCTTACTTCGAAATCGTGAAATTATCAGGTGGAGTTCCTGTAGAAGTTCCAACTTCTGTAGAAACTGATTTCAAAATCACGCCAGAACAATTAGAAGCTGCCATCACGCCAAAAACAAAAATGATGTGGTTCTCTTCTCCATGTAACCCATCAGGATCGGTTTACAACAGAGAAGAATTGACTGCTTTGGCTAAAGTATTGGAAAAATATCCAAATATTATTGTTGTTGCAGACGAAATCTATGAGCACATCAATTTCTCTAGGACTTTTTGCAGCATCGGATCTATTCCGGGAATGTTGGAAAAAACAGTTACCGTAAATGGAGTTGCCAAAGCTTTCGCTATGACAGGATACAGAATCGGTTACATTGGAGCACCAGAATTTATCGCAAAAGCCTGTACCAAAATTCAAGGTCAAGTAACTTCAGGAGCAAATTCTGTGGCACAACGTGCTACAATTACTGCTGTAGATGCCGATCCAAGCGTATTGAATCATATGGTTCAAGCCTTCCACAGCCGTAGAGATTTAGTAGTTGGATTGTTGAAAGAAATTCCAGGAATCAAAATCAACGTTCCAGAAGGCGCATTTTATGTTTTTCCGGACGTTTCTTCTTTCTTCGGAAAAACATTGAAAGGAACTGAAATCAAAGATGCGAATGATATGGCAATGTATCTTTTAGCCGAAGCTTGTGTGGCTACTGTAACAGGAGACGCTTTTGGAAACCCAAATTGCATCCGTTTCTCTTATGCAACAAGCGAAGAGCAATTAATCGAAGCATTAAAAAGAATCAAAAACGCTTTGGCTGGATAA
- a CDS encoding type II toxin-antitoxin system YafQ family toxin, translating to MYNLEQTGKFKKDLKLAKKRGLNMQLLDTIVTSLVLEGKLPPINKPHLLKGNYMGFWECHIQPDWLLVWEQNETIKLITLVRTGTHSDLF from the coding sequence ATGTATAATTTAGAACAAACAGGAAAATTTAAAAAAGATTTAAAACTTGCAAAAAAGAGAGGTTTAAATATGCAATTGCTTGACACAATTGTAACTTCACTTGTCTTAGAAGGAAAACTTCCACCAATAAATAAACCACATTTATTAAAAGGAAATTATATGGGTTTCTGGGAATGCCACATTCAGCCTGACTGGCTACTTGTTTGGGAGCAAAACGAAACCATTAAATTAATAACTCTTGTAAGAACCGGAACCCATAGCGATTTGTTTTAA
- the rsmG gene encoding 16S rRNA (guanine(527)-N(7))-methyltransferase RsmG, producing MDEIQKYFPYLTDIQKEQFAKLDFLYHDWNAKINVISRKDIDELYTKHILHSLGIAKVIKFEPGTFVLDVGTGGGFPGIPLAILFPETRFYLIDVIAKKIKVVQAVAEALELKNVKAEQLRAELVKGDFDFIVSRAVTNMPDFVSWIKDKIKKKNKHELKNGILYLKGGDLTEELKDFPKATEYNLSDFFEDEFFETKKVVHLPLKFTN from the coding sequence ATGGACGAGATTCAAAAGTATTTTCCTTATTTAACTGATATTCAGAAAGAACAATTCGCAAAACTGGATTTTTTATACCACGATTGGAATGCCAAAATCAACGTCATTTCCCGAAAAGATATCGACGAATTATACACCAAACACATTTTGCATTCGTTAGGAATTGCCAAAGTCATCAAATTCGAACCAGGAACCTTTGTTTTGGATGTTGGAACCGGCGGAGGATTTCCCGGAATTCCCTTGGCGATTCTTTTTCCGGAAACCCGTTTTTACTTGATTGACGTCATTGCCAAAAAAATAAAAGTAGTTCAGGCTGTCGCCGAAGCATTGGAACTCAAAAACGTGAAAGCCGAACAATTGCGTGCCGAATTGGTAAAAGGCGATTTCGATTTTATCGTGAGTCGTGCCGTGACCAATATGCCCGATTTTGTGTCTTGGATAAAAGACAAAATCAAAAAGAAAAACAAACACGAACTCAAAAACGGAATTCTCTATCTAAAAGGCGGTGATTTAACCGAAGAATTAAAAGATTTCCCGAAAGCTACAGAATATAATTTATCTGATTTCTTTGAAGATGAGTTTTTTGAGACTAAGAAAGTGGTTCATTTGCCACTTAAATTTACGAATTGA